The proteins below are encoded in one region of Macrococcus armenti:
- a CDS encoding PolC-type DNA polymerase III, with the protein MTITNNEKFKVLLKQLQIEDLFILPDIDKAELTKIDVYKNDRKWHMYFKFETHLPYELFALLKEKIKEHFEHIAAVTFEIEVRDALDTDKVRAYIPYAIGETNMSPSLKHQLNSKSFTFSGDVLKFNVTNDIEKVHFEKNCNGALLKAFKNVGFNVTQCVFEVSHNDAEAELASLEAYIQEEEENHSKIIREKMIEREKQRKDDDSPEITKCQIGKPIQVEQVKRIESIIEEEYKVALEGVVFDIEIKALKSGRHIVQLKITDYTDSLIVKMFTRKGKNDLEHFESLKIGDWIRCQGRIEMDTFVRDLVMMMEDVEAIKKPEKKDKAEEKRVEFHLHSAMSQMDGVTHISKYVAQAAKWGHKAIAVTDHNGCQAFPDAHAAASKAGIKMIYGVEGMLVDDGVAISYKPQNIPLKDATYIVFDVETTGLSSQYDKIIELAAVKVKGGEIIDKFERFSNPGERLNETIKNLTGITDDMLVDAPPIEEVLNDFRAFAKDAIFVAHNASFDMGFIDTGFDRLGYGPTTNAVIDTLELSRTINTELGKHGLNFLAKKYGVELTQHHRAIYDAETTAHIFVKMLKQIEELGVTNHNEIDAKLSNKDAYKRARPMHVSLIVQNKQGLKNLFKIVSDSMVEYFYRTPRIPRSLLNEYREGILVGSACDNGEVFTAVMQKDQDEVEKIAKFYDYLEVQPKALYQHLLDKDLIRDNETMEEIYSRIIAVGEKLNIPVIATGNVHYLNEHDKIAREILIASNPGNPLNRQTLPDAHFRTTGEMLDAFHFLGEEKAYEIVVKNTNELADRIDTVVPIQDKLFTPNIDGANEEIREMSYARARSIYGDELPEIVVARLEKELESIIGNGFAVIYLISQKLVKKSLDDGYLVGSRGSVGSSFVATMTEITEVNPLPPHYICPKCKSSHFFEDGSVASGFDLPDKSCPTCNVPYIKEGQDIPFETFLGFKGDKVPDIDLNFSGEYQPVAHNYTKVLFGEDKVFRAGTIGTVAEKTAFGYVKGYMNDAGVHKRGAEIDRLVKSCTGVKRTTGQHPGGIIVVPDYMDIYDFTPIQYPADDQSSAWKTTHFDFHSIHDNLLKLDILGHDDPTMIRMLQDLSGMDPKTIPVDDKETMKIFSSPESLGVTEDDILCKTGTLGVPEFGTGFVRQMLEDTKPSSFSELVQISGLSHGTDVWLGNAQELIKSGTCDLSSVIGCRDDIMVYLMYAGLEPSLAFKIMESVRKGKGLSDEFEAAMRENNVPEWYLDSCKKIKYMFPKAHAAAYVLMAVRIAYFKVHHPLYYYASYFTVRASDFDLLTMTKDKHTIKATVKDYYSRFHDLAKKEKDVLTVLEITNEMAQRGFKVQPISLEKSTAFEFIIEGDSLIPPFIAVPGLGENVAKRIVAAREEGPFLSKEELNKKAGVSQKIIEYLDELGSLSGMPDKAQLSIFDL; encoded by the coding sequence GTGACAATAACAAATAATGAAAAGTTTAAAGTATTGCTTAAACAGCTTCAAATAGAAGATTTATTTATTCTGCCTGATATAGATAAAGCGGAGTTGACAAAGATAGATGTATATAAAAATGACCGTAAATGGCATATGTACTTTAAATTTGAAACGCACCTGCCATATGAACTGTTTGCTTTATTAAAAGAAAAGATTAAAGAACATTTTGAACATATTGCAGCTGTAACATTCGAAATTGAAGTCAGAGACGCACTGGATACAGATAAAGTTCGCGCGTACATCCCTTATGCTATCGGTGAAACGAATATGAGTCCAAGTCTTAAACATCAGTTAAACAGTAAAAGTTTTACGTTTAGTGGAGATGTACTTAAGTTTAATGTGACGAATGATATTGAAAAAGTGCATTTTGAAAAGAATTGTAATGGCGCTTTATTAAAGGCGTTTAAAAACGTCGGGTTTAATGTTACGCAATGTGTATTCGAAGTTTCACATAATGATGCTGAAGCAGAGTTGGCCTCACTTGAAGCATACATTCAGGAAGAAGAAGAGAATCATAGCAAGATTATAAGAGAAAAAATGATAGAGCGTGAAAAACAACGTAAAGATGACGATAGTCCTGAAATTACGAAGTGTCAAATCGGTAAACCGATACAGGTGGAACAAGTTAAACGTATTGAAAGTATTATAGAAGAAGAGTATAAAGTAGCACTTGAAGGTGTTGTATTCGATATTGAGATTAAAGCGCTGAAAAGTGGTCGTCATATCGTTCAGCTTAAAATTACAGATTATACAGATTCATTAATTGTAAAAATGTTTACTAGAAAAGGTAAAAATGATCTGGAACATTTTGAGTCATTGAAAATAGGGGACTGGATTAGATGTCAAGGTCGTATTGAAATGGACACGTTTGTAAGAGACCTTGTTATGATGATGGAAGACGTTGAAGCGATCAAAAAGCCGGAGAAAAAAGATAAAGCTGAAGAAAAACGCGTAGAGTTCCATTTACATAGTGCGATGAGCCAGATGGATGGTGTGACGCATATCAGTAAATATGTTGCCCAAGCTGCTAAATGGGGACATAAAGCAATTGCGGTCACTGACCATAATGGATGTCAGGCATTTCCTGATGCGCATGCTGCTGCTAGTAAAGCGGGTATCAAAATGATTTATGGTGTAGAAGGTATGCTTGTAGATGATGGGGTTGCAATCAGTTATAAACCACAGAATATTCCTTTGAAAGATGCAACGTATATTGTATTTGACGTTGAAACGACAGGTTTAAGTTCGCAATATGATAAAATCATTGAGCTTGCCGCAGTTAAAGTTAAGGGTGGAGAAATTATTGACAAGTTTGAGCGATTCAGTAATCCGGGAGAACGATTAAATGAAACTATTAAAAATTTAACTGGAATTACAGATGATATGCTTGTCGATGCACCTCCGATTGAAGAAGTACTAAATGATTTCAGAGCGTTTGCAAAGGACGCAATCTTTGTCGCTCATAACGCAAGCTTTGATATGGGCTTCATTGATACAGGGTTTGATCGTCTCGGATATGGACCAACAACAAATGCTGTTATCGATACGTTAGAATTATCCAGAACAATAAATACAGAGCTTGGAAAACACGGTCTTAACTTTTTGGCGAAGAAATATGGCGTCGAACTTACTCAGCACCATAGAGCGATTTATGATGCAGAAACAACTGCGCATATTTTCGTGAAAATGTTAAAGCAGATAGAAGAACTGGGCGTTACGAACCACAATGAAATTGATGCAAAGTTATCTAATAAGGATGCATATAAACGTGCACGACCGATGCATGTTTCATTAATCGTTCAAAATAAGCAGGGATTGAAAAACTTATTTAAAATTGTAAGTGATTCAATGGTTGAATATTTTTACAGAACACCTCGTATACCACGTTCTTTATTAAATGAATATCGTGAAGGTATATTAGTTGGTAGCGCGTGTGATAATGGAGAAGTGTTCACTGCAGTAATGCAGAAGGACCAGGATGAAGTAGAAAAAATCGCTAAGTTTTATGATTATCTTGAAGTCCAGCCAAAAGCGCTTTATCAGCATTTACTGGATAAAGATTTAATACGCGATAATGAGACGATGGAAGAAATTTATAGTCGTATCATTGCAGTCGGTGAAAAACTCAATATTCCAGTAATCGCTACTGGGAATGTACATTACTTAAACGAACACGATAAAATTGCACGTGAAATTCTTATCGCTTCAAATCCAGGTAACCCATTGAACCGACAAACATTACCTGATGCACACTTCAGAACGACTGGCGAAATGCTCGATGCTTTTCATTTCTTAGGTGAAGAGAAAGCATACGAGATTGTTGTTAAGAACACGAACGAACTAGCAGATCGTATTGATACGGTTGTGCCAATTCAGGATAAATTATTCACACCGAATATTGATGGTGCAAACGAAGAGATTCGTGAGATGAGTTATGCACGTGCGCGAAGTATATATGGAGATGAGCTTCCAGAAATTGTAGTAGCCAGACTAGAAAAAGAACTGGAAAGTATTATCGGGAATGGTTTCGCAGTTATTTATTTAATCTCACAAAAACTTGTAAAGAAAAGTTTAGATGATGGCTATCTTGTAGGAAGTCGTGGATCAGTTGGTTCCAGTTTCGTTGCAACGATGACTGAAATTACAGAAGTAAATCCATTACCGCCACATTATATTTGTCCAAAATGTAAATCGAGTCATTTCTTTGAAGATGGTAGTGTAGCAAGTGGTTTTGACTTACCAGATAAATCATGTCCAACTTGTAACGTGCCGTATATAAAAGAAGGTCAGGATATTCCATTTGAAACGTTCTTAGGATTTAAAGGTGACAAAGTACCCGATATCGATTTAAACTTCAGTGGTGAATATCAACCGGTCGCACATAATTATACGAAAGTACTGTTCGGTGAAGATAAAGTATTCCGAGCAGGTACAATTGGTACGGTTGCCGAGAAAACAGCGTTTGGTTACGTAAAAGGGTATATGAATGATGCAGGTGTTCATAAACGCGGTGCTGAAATTGATAGACTTGTTAAGTCATGTACGGGTGTGAAACGTACGACAGGACAGCACCCGGGGGGTATTATCGTTGTACCGGATTATATGGATATATATGATTTTACTCCGATTCAGTATCCAGCAGATGATCAGTCAAGTGCATGGAAGACGACACACTTTGACTTCCATTCTATACATGATAACCTACTTAAGCTTGATATATTAGGACACGATGATCCGACGATGATCCGTATGTTACAGGACCTATCTGGGATGGATCCAAAAACAATACCAGTTGACGATAAAGAGACGATGAAAATATTCTCAAGTCCGGAATCACTCGGTGTAACTGAAGATGATATATTATGTAAAACAGGTACGCTTGGGGTTCCGGAGTTTGGTACTGGATTCGTAAGACAAATGTTAGAAGATACGAAACCTTCTTCATTCAGTGAGCTTGTTCAAATTTCAGGTTTATCACATGGAACGGACGTATGGCTGGGCAATGCTCAGGAGTTAATTAAAAGCGGAACGTGTGATTTAAGTTCTGTTATCGGTTGTCGTGATGATATCATGGTCTATTTAATGTATGCAGGTCTGGAACCTTCGCTAGCGTTTAAAATTATGGAATCCGTACGTAAAGGAAAAGGGTTATCAGATGAATTTGAAGCTGCGATGCGTGAAAATAACGTACCAGAATGGTATTTAGATTCATGTAAAAAAATTAAATATATGTTCCCGAAAGCCCACGCTGCGGCATATGTTTTAATGGCAGTGCGAATTGCGTACTTTAAAGTACATCATCCACTTTATTACTATGCAAGTTACTTTACAGTTCGTGCAAGTGACTTTGACTTATTGACGATGACGAAAGATAAACATACGATAAAAGCAACTGTAAAAGATTATTACAGTAGGTTTCACGATCTTGCGAAGAAGGAAAAAGATGTTCTGACCGTGCTTGAAATTACGAATGAAATGGCACAACGAGGATTTAAAGTACAACCGATTTCTTTAGAGAAAAGTACTGCATTTGAATTCATCATTGAAGGGGATTCATTAATACCACCGTTTATTGCAGTACCAGGTCTCGGCGAGAACGTAGCAAAACGTATCGTTGCAGCACGTGAAGAAGGGCCTTTCCTATCTAAAGAGGAACTGAATAAAAAAGCGGGTGTATCACAAAAGATCATCGAATATTTAGATGAGCTTGGAAGTTTATCAGGTATGCCTGACAAAGCACAACTCTCAATATTTGATTTGTAA
- the rimP gene encoding ribosome maturation factor RimP, translated as MSKVTERVETICQPIVEALGFELVDVEYVKEGPDFYLRIAIDKPGGIDISDCAIASEKISEVMDKEDPISEAYFLDVSSPGAERPLKKEKDYINAIGKNVYVKLYEPIEGDKEWIGELKSVTENTILISAKIKTRKKEIEIDRKRIAKIRLTVIL; from the coding sequence ATGAGTAAAGTTACAGAACGTGTAGAAACGATTTGTCAGCCTATTGTTGAAGCCCTTGGATTTGAACTTGTTGATGTGGAATACGTGAAGGAAGGTCCGGATTTTTATTTACGTATCGCTATTGATAAGCCGGGGGGCATTGATATTAGTGACTGTGCAATTGCGAGCGAAAAAATTAGTGAAGTGATGGATAAGGAAGATCCAATTTCAGAAGCATACTTCCTTGACGTATCATCACCTGGTGCTGAACGTCCGCTTAAGAAAGAGAAAGATTATATTAACGCAATCGGAAAAAATGTTTACGTTAAACTATATGAGCCAATTGAAGGCGATAAAGAGTGGATTGGTGAACTAAAATCCGTTACTGAAAACACGATTTTAATTTCAGCTAAAATTAAAACAAGAAAGAAAGAGATAGAAATTGACCGTAAACGTATCGCAAAGATTCGTTTAACCGTCATTTTATAG
- the nusA gene encoding transcription termination factor NusA: MKNNELLNAIDFLEKERSIPREVLIETIEAALITAYKKNYNSANNVRVELNMDNGAYRVYSRKDVVDEVSNPREQVSLETALLSNPAYEIGDIFEEDVTPKDFGRVSAQAAKQAVLQRLRDAERGILYNEFIDKEDDIMTGIIDRVDHRYVYVTLGKTEAVLSEAERSPNEVYRPTERIKVYVNKVEQTTKGPQIFVSRSHPGLLKRLFEQEVPEIFDGTVIVKSVAREAGDRSKISVYSENPDIDAVGACVGTKGARVEAVVEELGGEKIDIVEWSADTKTFVKNALSPSQVIEVLVDEENQSTTVIVPDYQLSLAIGKKGQNARLAAKLTGWKIDIKSETDAKEAGIYPEE; encoded by the coding sequence ATGAAAAATAACGAATTATTAAATGCGATTGATTTCCTTGAAAAAGAAAGGTCAATTCCACGTGAAGTATTAATTGAAACAATAGAAGCGGCGTTAATTACTGCTTATAAAAAGAATTACAACTCTGCTAATAACGTACGCGTTGAGTTAAATATGGACAACGGTGCATACCGTGTATACTCTCGCAAAGATGTTGTTGACGAAGTTTCAAATCCAAGAGAACAAGTGAGTCTTGAAACAGCATTACTTTCTAATCCAGCATATGAAATCGGAGATATCTTTGAAGAAGACGTTACACCGAAAGATTTCGGTCGTGTTTCTGCACAAGCTGCAAAGCAAGCTGTATTACAACGTTTACGTGATGCAGAGCGTGGTATTTTATACAATGAGTTCATCGATAAAGAAGATGATATTATGACTGGAATTATTGACCGCGTCGATCACCGCTATGTTTATGTAACTTTAGGAAAAACAGAAGCTGTATTATCTGAAGCTGAAAGAAGTCCGAACGAAGTTTATCGTCCAACTGAGCGTATTAAAGTGTATGTAAACAAAGTTGAGCAGACAACTAAAGGACCACAAATTTTCGTTTCGCGTAGCCACCCTGGATTGTTAAAACGTTTATTTGAACAGGAAGTTCCTGAAATCTTTGATGGTACAGTTATCGTTAAATCTGTTGCGCGTGAAGCGGGTGACCGTTCTAAGATCAGCGTTTACTCTGAAAATCCTGATATCGATGCAGTTGGTGCATGTGTAGGTACTAAAGGTGCACGTGTTGAAGCGGTTGTGGAAGAATTAGGTGGAGAAAAAATCGATATTGTTGAGTGGAGTGCAGATACGAAAACATTCGTAAAAAATGCATTAAGCCCATCTCAAGTAATAGAAGTGTTAGTTGATGAAGAAAATCAATCGACAACAGTAATTGTACCAGATTACCAATTATCACTTGCAATCGGTAAAAAAGGTCAGAATGCAAGACTTGCTGCAAAACTTACAGGTTGGAAGATCGACATTAAATCAGAAACAGATGCTAAAGAAGCGGGCATTTATCCTGAAGAATAG
- the rnpM gene encoding RNase P modulator RnpM, whose amino-acid sequence MKQRKIPMRKCILSNEMKPKQEMVRVVKNKEGEIFADATGKQNGRGAYVSMDLEIVNKAREKKKLEQYFEADTETLNPVYDEIIRLIYREMIPKR is encoded by the coding sequence ATGAAACAACGTAAAATACCCATGAGAAAATGTATACTATCAAATGAGATGAAACCTAAACAAGAGATGGTTCGTGTCGTAAAAAATAAAGAAGGCGAAATATTCGCAGATGCTACCGGCAAACAAAATGGTCGTGGAGCATACGTTTCTATGGATTTAGAGATTGTGAATAAAGCACGTGAAAAGAAAAAACTTGAACAGTATTTTGAAGCTGATACTGAAACATTAAATCCGGTATATGATGAAATTATTCGTTTAATCTATAGAGAAATGATACCGAAACGATGA
- a CDS encoding YlxQ family RNA-binding protein gives MTSKDKLLNLLGLAMRARKLSTGEELVLNDVRSKRAKLVIISTDASNNTIKNVSNKCQSYNVQLEQVCTRYELGYSLGKDARVTIGILDAGFAKSMKDLIRDMNEERSYE, from the coding sequence ATGACTTCAAAAGATAAATTATTAAATTTATTAGGTTTAGCAATGCGTGCGAGAAAGCTATCTACCGGAGAAGAACTCGTACTGAATGATGTGCGTAGTAAACGTGCGAAGCTAGTAATTATTTCAACGGATGCATCAAATAATACAATAAAGAATGTTTCGAACAAATGTCAGTCATACAATGTACAGCTTGAGCAAGTATGTACAAGATATGAACTCGGTTATTCGCTCGGCAAGGATGCTCGTGTGACGATAGGCATACTTGATGCTGGATTTGCGAAATCAATGAAGGATTTGATTCGGGACATGAATGAGGAGAGAAGCTATGAGTAA
- the infB gene encoding translation initiation factor IF-2: protein MSKKRIYEYAKEVSLKSKDIIDALKKMNIEVSSHMQVIEAKEITALDKIFKKSEEKAEAKIEQKAEAKTEVKKEEQKVEKKQNNQSKPQNNNQKRNPNHRPGSNNKPGTGGPNKNKKGKGKGKQKPEPKQEAPVVKETPSKITYEEGITVGELAEKLGKDASEIVKNLFMVGIMANINQSLNEEAIELICDEYGVEAELEVVVDATDLETYFEDVDANEEDIMERPPVVTIMGHVDHGKTTLLDSIRNTRVTAGEAGGITQHIGAYQIKHNDKPITFLDTPGHAAFTTMRARGAKVTDITILVVAADDGVMPQTVEAINHAKAAEVPIIVAVNKIDKPTANPDRVMQELGEHGLYPEDWGGDTIFVQISAIKGDGIEDLLEMIQLVTEVEELKANPKRTAIGTVIEAELDKSRGPAASLLVQDGTLEIGDSIVVGNTFGRVRAMVNDLGKRIKSAGPSLPVEITGLQDVPLAGDRFVVFKDEKQARRIGEARQQQNILAQRQESQKVSLDNLFEQMKQGEMKDLNVIIKGDVQGSVEALAASLMKIDVDGVNVRIIHTAVGAINESDVTLASASNGIIIGFNVRPDANAKRAAEAENVDMRLHRIIYKVIEEIESAMKGMLDPEFEEKVIGQAEVRQTINISKVGTVAGSYVTEGKITRDSQVRIIRDGIVVYEGQVDALKRFKDDVREVAQGYECGITIENFNDVKEGDIFEAFVMEEIKRV from the coding sequence ATGAGTAAAAAAAGAATATACGAATATGCAAAAGAAGTTAGTTTAAAGAGTAAAGATATTATCGATGCTTTAAAGAAAATGAATATTGAAGTATCAAGTCATATGCAGGTAATTGAGGCGAAAGAAATTACTGCATTAGATAAAATCTTTAAAAAATCAGAAGAGAAAGCTGAAGCGAAGATAGAACAAAAAGCTGAAGCTAAAACAGAAGTGAAAAAAGAAGAACAAAAAGTAGAGAAGAAACAAAACAATCAAAGTAAGCCACAAAATAATAACCAGAAACGTAATCCTAATCATAGACCAGGCAGCAATAATAAACCTGGTACTGGTGGGCCTAATAAAAACAAAAAAGGTAAGGGTAAAGGCAAACAAAAACCTGAACCAAAACAAGAGGCACCTGTCGTTAAAGAAACACCTTCAAAAATTACGTATGAAGAAGGTATTACTGTAGGTGAACTAGCAGAAAAATTAGGAAAAGATGCTTCTGAAATCGTTAAAAACTTATTTATGGTTGGTATTATGGCAAACATAAACCAATCATTAAATGAAGAAGCAATTGAGTTAATTTGTGATGAGTATGGTGTAGAAGCTGAATTAGAAGTAGTTGTAGATGCAACTGATTTAGAAACATACTTTGAAGATGTAGATGCAAATGAAGAAGATATTATGGAACGCCCACCTGTTGTTACGATCATGGGGCACGTTGACCACGGTAAAACAACATTACTGGACTCTATCCGTAATACACGTGTAACTGCTGGAGAAGCTGGTGGTATTACACAACATATCGGTGCTTACCAAATTAAACATAATGATAAACCAATTACATTTTTAGATACACCAGGTCACGCGGCATTTACAACAATGCGTGCACGTGGTGCGAAAGTAACAGATATTACAATCTTAGTAGTTGCAGCAGATGACGGTGTAATGCCACAAACAGTTGAAGCGATTAACCACGCGAAAGCTGCAGAAGTACCGATTATCGTTGCTGTTAACAAAATTGATAAACCGACAGCGAATCCAGATCGCGTTATGCAAGAATTAGGTGAGCACGGTTTATATCCTGAAGATTGGGGCGGAGATACAATTTTCGTACAAATCTCTGCGATTAAAGGTGACGGAATTGAAGATTTATTAGAAATGATTCAGCTTGTAACTGAAGTTGAAGAATTAAAAGCAAATCCGAAACGTACAGCAATCGGAACTGTTATTGAAGCAGAATTAGATAAATCTCGTGGACCTGCAGCATCATTACTCGTACAGGATGGAACACTTGAAATTGGTGATTCTATTGTAGTCGGTAATACATTCGGACGTGTTCGTGCGATGGTTAATGATCTAGGTAAACGTATTAAATCTGCTGGCCCATCATTACCAGTTGAAATTACTGGATTACAGGATGTACCATTAGCAGGAGATCGATTCGTTGTATTCAAAGATGAAAAACAAGCGCGTCGTATCGGTGAAGCACGTCAGCAACAGAACATTTTAGCACAACGTCAGGAATCTCAAAAAGTTTCACTTGATAATTTATTCGAACAGATGAAACAAGGTGAGATGAAAGACTTAAATGTTATTATTAAAGGTGACGTTCAAGGTTCTGTAGAAGCATTAGCAGCTTCACTTATGAAAATTGATGTAGACGGCGTAAATGTTCGTATAATTCATACAGCAGTTGGTGCGATTAATGAGTCTGACGTTACATTAGCATCAGCATCTAATGGTATTATAATCGGATTTAACGTACGCCCGGATGCAAATGCGAAACGTGCTGCTGAAGCGGAAAATGTAGATATGCGACTACACCGCATTATTTATAAAGTTATCGAAGAAATTGAAAGTGCGATGAAAGGGATGCTTGATCCTGAATTCGAAGAGAAAGTTATCGGTCAGGCTGAAGTTCGTCAAACGATCAATATATCTAAAGTTGGTACGGTTGCAGGATCTTATGTTACAGAAGGTAAGATTACACGTGACTCACAAGTACGTATCATCCGTGATGGTATCGTCGTTTATGAAGGTCAAGTTGATGCGCTTAAGCGTTTCAAAGATGACGTTCGTGAAGTAGCACAAGGTTATGAGTGCGGTATCACGATTGAAAACTTCAACGATGTTAAAGAAGGCGACATATTTGAAGCTTTCGTAATGGAAGAAATTAAGAGAGTTTAA
- a CDS encoding tyrosine-type recombinase/integrase → MRCFFVSKRLNSRRLRKVEKVGDFEKIKHIVLEDKELQNLSRATIINYNKVFTSLSIFFDEIDDPLQITEKQAREYIRYLKNEHIHYRDKLRHKNEVRGLKASTINTYIKLCKSIYQTLLELNYIESNPFKDIKCLKRQNERIKTIPPEDINKLLNSLDTSYYTDFRMFTAIHVFLDTFGRIDEVLNIKISDIDFDKRSIYFPNTKNNEGRYVMFSLKTKKLLVELIDEMRDYNNDYVFLAVDGSKFTNQAFRNQLKKYCNEYNIKTNITPHMFRHTASMLFLENGGNIRVLQKILGHKKLATTEIYAHVSEDLMTLQQENYSPLDQVLGKQKKYTRDRSKRLK, encoded by the coding sequence GTGAGGTGTTTTTTTGTGTCTAAAAGATTAAATTCGAGAAGACTTAGAAAAGTTGAAAAGGTTGGAGATTTTGAAAAAATTAAACATATCGTTCTTGAAGATAAAGAATTACAAAACTTATCTAGAGCGACTATCATTAATTACAATAAAGTATTTACATCTCTCAGTATATTCTTTGATGAAATTGATGATCCATTGCAAATAACTGAAAAACAAGCTAGAGAATATATCAGGTATTTAAAGAACGAGCATATTCATTATAGGGATAAACTACGTCATAAAAATGAAGTTAGAGGACTAAAAGCAAGTACAATTAACACATATATTAAGTTATGCAAGTCGATTTATCAGACTTTACTTGAATTAAATTATATTGAGAGTAATCCATTTAAAGATATTAAATGTTTAAAAAGACAGAATGAGCGTATAAAAACGATACCCCCTGAAGACATAAATAAATTATTAAATTCATTAGACACAAGTTACTATACAGATTTCAGAATGTTTACAGCGATTCATGTATTTCTTGATACATTCGGGAGGATAGATGAAGTTTTAAATATAAAGATATCAGATATTGATTTTGATAAACGCTCTATTTACTTTCCGAATACAAAGAATAACGAAGGTAGGTATGTGATGTTTAGCTTAAAGACAAAGAAATTATTAGTAGAATTGATTGACGAAATGAGAGATTACAATAATGATTACGTATTTTTAGCAGTTGACGGTAGTAAATTTACTAATCAGGCATTTAGAAATCAATTAAAAAAGTATTGCAATGAATACAATATAAAAACAAATATAACTCCTCACATGTTTAGACATACCGCATCAATGTTGTTTCTTGAGAATGGTGGGAACATTAGAGTGTTACAAAAGATATTGGGACATAAAAAGTTAGCAACTACTGAAATATACGCACATGTTTCAGAAGACTTAATGACGTTACAACAAGAAAACTATAGTCCTTTAGATCAAGTACTTGGGAAACAAAAGAAATACACAAGAGATAGAAGTAAAAGATTAAAATAA
- a CDS encoding replication initiation protein — protein MLKQFRNTGLYKVSLDDFKELLDIPSSYQMSDIDKRVLKPIQRDLADSFQNLEVKKIKKGRKVVALEFTFDKENLKKKKNEQNEIKIDEELRKQSEEMFKEFIK, from the coding sequence TTGCTGAAGCAATTCAGGAACACGGGACTGTATAAAGTATCATTAGATGACTTTAAAGAGTTGTTAGACATTCCTAGTAGCTATCAGATGAGTGATATTGATAAACGTGTATTAAAACCAATTCAGCGTGATCTTGCTGATAGCTTTCAGAATTTAGAAGTTAAGAAGATTAAAAAGGGGCGTAAAGTTGTAGCTTTAGAATTTACTTTTGATAAAGAGAATTTAAAAAAGAAAAAGAATGAACAAAATGAGATTAAGATTGATGAAGAATTGAGAAAGCAATCTGAAGAGATGTTTAAAGAATTTATAAAATAA
- a CDS encoding helix-turn-helix domain-containing protein: MNKKIRNRLIAYRNDNCLPPITILAEEIGITRSYLTMFLNGKTTLGYKKLQAIEKFLIRHNA; the protein is encoded by the coding sequence ATGAATAAAAAAATAAGAAACAGACTGATTGCATACAGAAATGATAACTGTTTACCTCCAATTACTATACTTGCTGAAGAGATTGGGATCACAAGAAGTTATCTCACAATGTTTCTAAACGGTAAAACAACACTAGGATATAAGAAGTTACAGGCAATCGAGAAGTTTTTAATCAGACACAATGCGTGA
- a CDS encoding HNH endonuclease, with protein MNNLQEKLNTLIAEDKARLIRIKKENEYYITTEAELYVLNTKDNSVTTKKPYKRNAKGYLAYSIHKLEYVHRLVAEAFLEDFSEHLQVNHINKNISDNRLSNLEMCNNNDNKQHAIISDRINWIVSIAEIRAMQEIKQSDNVNVIVEALDFHKSITHFLHDTEEIA; from the coding sequence ATGAATAACTTACAAGAAAAACTAAATACACTTATTGCAGAAGATAAAGCAAGATTAATCAGAATTAAGAAAGAGAATGAATACTATATTACTACTGAAGCTGAGTTGTATGTATTAAATACAAAAGATAACTCTGTAACGACTAAGAAACCATATAAAAGAAACGCTAAAGGTTACTTAGCTTATTCAATTCATAAATTAGAGTATGTGCACAGATTAGTTGCTGAAGCATTTTTAGAAGACTTCTCAGAGCATTTACAAGTTAATCACATAAATAAAAATATTAGCGATAACAGACTGAGCAATTTAGAAATGTGTAATAATAACGACAACAAACAACACGCTATTATCTCTGATCGTATAAATTGGATTGTATCAATAGCAGAAATCAGAGCTATGCAAGAGATTAAGCAATCAGACAATGTTAATGTTATCGTTGAAGCATTAGACTTTCATAAATCAATTACACACTTTTTACATGATACTGAAGAAATCGCATAA